From a region of the Deltaproteobacteria bacterium genome:
- a CDS encoding GspE/PulE family protein yields the protein MQVKKRLGEMLVEGNLLTQEDLQQALTEQKKAGLKLGQFLVRRGAIAESQIVDVLSQQLKIDKYHPDKYPVDVTLIRLIPIAMAQKYLLAPLKKKGRLLTIAITDPLDINILDAIEVITDSEVEPVVCTEREVNQLINSIYGMQSKIGDVLESMSVDSRDAEDIEAEKAAEDIKVASLQDMASEAPVVRLVNSIFAQAVREGASDIHVSPQKDNIQIRFRIDGKLHEVPSPPKALFLPMAARIKILANMDITISRIPQDGRFTLRVDKKEINVRISSMPTIYGENIVLRLLDMSVGIYTLDKLGMFGEDVQKILKVSQKPYGMILSTGPTGSGKSTSLYAILNALNRPDINIITLEDPVEYRIDNIRQVQLNRKAGMTFASGLRSVLRPDPEVIMVGEIRDQETAAIAVQAAQTGHRVLSTLHTNDAAGAVARFIDMGVEPFLVASVLLVSFAQRLVRTNCPYCVEPYQPSANALAAWGLDKMEKTNFQKGKGCFQCLNTGYKGRTGVFEILENDETIQDMIMKKRSAQEITREAVAAGHMRTLKDDAALKVAQGITTLEEAASAVLV from the coding sequence ATGCAGGTAAAAAAACGTTTGGGTGAAATGCTTGTCGAGGGCAATCTGCTGACTCAGGAAGACTTGCAGCAGGCGCTTACAGAGCAAAAAAAAGCGGGCTTGAAGCTGGGACAGTTTCTGGTACGGCGCGGCGCCATAGCGGAAAGCCAGATTGTGGACGTATTAAGCCAGCAACTGAAGATTGATAAATATCACCCCGATAAATATCCGGTTGATGTTACTTTGATCCGGCTGATACCGATTGCCATGGCCCAGAAATATCTGCTGGCGCCGCTTAAAAAAAAGGGTCGCCTGCTGACCATTGCCATCACCGATCCGCTTGATATCAATATCCTTGATGCCATTGAAGTAATAACCGATTCGGAAGTGGAGCCGGTCGTCTGTACGGAGCGGGAAGTCAACCAGCTCATAAACAGCATCTACGGCATGCAATCCAAGATTGGCGATGTGCTGGAAAGCATGTCCGTTGATTCCCGCGATGCCGAAGATATAGAAGCCGAAAAAGCAGCGGAAGATATCAAGGTTGCCTCCCTGCAGGATATGGCTAGCGAAGCGCCGGTGGTCAGGCTCGTTAATTCCATTTTTGCCCAGGCGGTTCGCGAAGGAGCCAGCGACATCCACGTGAGCCCGCAGAAAGATAATATCCAGATTCGTTTCCGTATTGACGGCAAGCTGCACGAGGTGCCATCGCCGCCAAAAGCGCTTTTTCTGCCGATGGCCGCCCGCATCAAGATCCTGGCCAATATGGATATTACCATATCACGCATCCCTCAGGACGGACGTTTTACCCTGAGGGTAGATAAAAAGGAAATCAATGTGCGTATCTCCTCCATGCCGACGATCTATGGCGAGAACATCGTCTTGCGCTTGCTGGATATGAGTGTCGGCATTTACACCCTGGACAAACTGGGAATGTTTGGCGAAGATGTGCAGAAAATTCTTAAAGTTTCGCAAAAACCCTACGGAATGATTCTCAGCACCGGACCCACCGGCAGCGGTAAAAGCACCAGTCTTTACGCCATTCTGAATGCTCTGAACCGGCCGGATATCAATATTATCACCCTGGAAGACCCGGTCGAATACCGGATTGATAATATTCGTCAGGTTCAGTTAAACCGCAAGGCGGGTATGACGTTTGCCAGCGGCCTGCGCTCTGTTCTGCGCCCGGATCCGGAGGTAATAATGGTAGGCGAAATACGGGATCAGGAAACGGCGGCTATCGCCGTACAGGCAGCTCAAACCGGGCACCGTGTGCTGAGTACGCTCCATACCAACGACGCCGCCGGCGCCGTGGCGCGTTTCATTGACATGGGGGTTGAACCTTTTCTCGTGGCCTCCGTGCTGCTGGTATCCTTTGCCCAGCGATTAGTCAGAACCAACTGCCCTTACTGCGTGGAGCCATATCAGCCGTCTGCCAACGCCCTAGCGGCCTGGGGATTAGACAAAATGGAAAAGACGAACTTTCAGAAAGGGAAGGGGTGTTTCCAGTGCCTCAATACGGGCTATAAGGGCCGCACCGGCGTCTTTGAAATACTCGAGAACGATGAGACAATCCAGGATATGATCATGAAGAAAAGGTCGGCGCAGGAGATCACGCGGGAGGCAGTAGCCGCAGGGCATATGAGAACATTGAAAGATGATGCCGCTCTCAAGGTAGCGCAAGGGATCACAACTCTGGAAGAGGCAGCTTCGGCGGTATTAGTATAA
- the pilQ gene encoding type IV pilus secretin PilQ produces MNKIQKSWRWGRGLAVLALLLLFFGCATENGAVKKDAFFEKWETAAQQSPGHSPATRNRVVIYPEAKTEEAEGAPAVKTGMQADGDLFQSLSKEKITLRMRQADIKSVIRALARATGKNIIVKNDIKGELNVDFTGVPFDQAFINILRSQSLWYLVDGDVIRVVTMDDLDQGLKLAAFQDKRKVQGLEGSRVAPLLTMVMSIDYAVPDEVAANLQDFLTKDKDGKVARGSVKVNKSSNSIIVQAIREDLNRMIPIVEKLDQPPQQINIKASIVETTKDTARNLGIQWGGAYGRAFGNGNLNLTGGGTSATIGGAILPTSGAVGLSGNSLAVNFPAAAMGVVNPGSLGLMFGSIGGNILEMQLNALQQDNKLNILSSPSITTMDNQMAYTSNGERVPYVTQTISSGTATNTVTFEEAVLRLEITPHVIDGKSLRMKIIVKKDEVDTTRNVQGNPFIIKKQTETNLIVADGETIVISGLSKQTTAGAENGIPGLKDIPVLGWLFKGDTDKEAMQEVLIFITPKILPPQVLATAAEGKDKAGDIKPAAGR; encoded by the coding sequence TTGAATAAGATCCAGAAAAGTTGGCGATGGGGAAGAGGTCTCGCGGTATTGGCGCTTTTGCTGCTGTTTTTTGGTTGCGCAACAGAAAACGGAGCCGTAAAGAAAGATGCGTTTTTCGAAAAATGGGAGACGGCTGCCCAGCAAAGTCCTGGACATTCCCCGGCTACTCGCAACCGAGTCGTCATCTATCCCGAGGCAAAAACTGAGGAAGCCGAAGGGGCGCCGGCGGTAAAAACTGGCATGCAGGCGGATGGCGATCTGTTCCAGAGTCTTTCGAAAGAAAAGATAACCTTGAGAATGCGTCAGGCGGATATTAAGTCCGTCATCCGGGCGCTGGCCCGTGCCACAGGGAAAAATATAATTGTTAAAAACGACATCAAGGGTGAGTTGAATGTAGATTTTACGGGCGTACCGTTTGATCAGGCCTTTATCAATATTCTGCGGTCTCAAAGCCTGTGGTATCTGGTGGATGGTGATGTTATCCGGGTGGTGACCATGGATGATCTGGACCAGGGGTTGAAACTTGCGGCTTTCCAGGATAAGCGCAAAGTCCAGGGATTGGAAGGAAGCAGGGTCGCGCCTTTGCTCACCATGGTCATGAGTATAGATTACGCTGTTCCCGATGAGGTGGCGGCCAACCTGCAGGATTTTTTAACAAAGGACAAGGACGGCAAGGTTGCCCGTGGTTCCGTCAAGGTTAACAAAAGCAGCAATTCCATTATTGTGCAGGCAATTCGAGAAGATCTGAACCGCATGATACCGATAGTGGAAAAGCTTGATCAGCCACCCCAGCAAATTAACATTAAAGCCAGTATCGTGGAAACCACCAAGGATACGGCCCGCAACCTGGGCATTCAGTGGGGTGGCGCCTATGGCCGGGCCTTCGGTAACGGAAATTTGAATCTCACCGGGGGCGGCACCAGCGCTACTATTGGTGGTGCAATTCTACCAACTTCCGGAGCAGTGGGACTCAGTGGTAATAGTCTTGCCGTCAACTTTCCGGCCGCGGCAATGGGCGTAGTCAACCCGGGATCGCTGGGACTGATGTTTGGTTCTATCGGCGGCAATATTCTGGAAATGCAGCTCAATGCGCTTCAGCAGGACAATAAGCTGAACATCCTGTCCAGTCCCTCCATCACTACGATGGACAATCAGATGGCCTACACGTCCAATGGGGAGAGGGTGCCCTATGTCACCCAGACAATCAGCAGCGGTACAGCTACCAATACGGTTACTTTTGAAGAAGCTGTTTTAAGGCTGGAAATAACTCCCCATGTTATTGACGGGAAAAGTCTCAGGATGAAAATCATTGTGAAGAAGGATGAAGTTGATACTACACGCAATGTGCAGGGCAATCCCTTCATTATCAAAAAACAAACGGAAACCAATCTGATTGTGGCAGATGGAGAAACTATAGTTATTTCCGGATTAAGCAAACAGACAACGGCCGGCGCCGAGAATGGCATACCGGGGCTGAAGGATATTCCCGTATTGGGGTGGCTCTTCAAAGGCGACACAGATAAGGAGGCCATGCAGGAGGTATTGATTTTTATTACCCCCAAGATTTTGCCTCCCCAGGTTCTGGCGACGGCGGCAGAAGGGAAAGACAAAGCAGGGGATATAAAACCGGCTGCAGGCCGCTGA
- a CDS encoding ATP-binding protein, producing the protein MRRGLNIVMGEVGTGKTTLCRRLILNLSEAEEDKNNIETHLILDPSFSNAQEFLSAVASLFGVSQTNPERSEWQLKEAIKNYLFHRGVDDKKTVILIIDEGQKIPEFCLEILREFLNYETNEYKLLQIVIFAQREFEETLRERKNFTDRVNQYTILEPLNFRNCRQMINYRMAKASTDPSSASRMFTLLALWAVHRATGGYPRRIITLCHQVMLTMIIQNRTRAGFFLVRSCAGRINPLKAPFQAPFQGLHWPRWAAYFAGACILLFLIVNNYEKINISSAGRQDAANIKQVQSSPVKANITAESGAMPTAAEAKLQLAVSSVPPVAAVGERSDKESAKMKIPDVLGQLIVEKNDCVSKMLERLYGREVIYRLDAVRRVNPQIRDINWIKKGDIVTVPILRSKDNPLPAGKYWLQVATPANLPEAYKFMTENNQLPRLLLHTYWNKNEGTVYSVLLKEGFGSEPAADAFKKTLPPALASKARVISGWPDNSVFL; encoded by the coding sequence TTGCGTCGCGGTCTGAACATCGTCATGGGCGAAGTAGGTACGGGCAAGACCACCCTTTGCCGGCGCTTGATTCTCAATCTATCCGAGGCGGAAGAAGACAAAAATAATATCGAGACCCACCTTATTCTTGATCCTTCCTTCAGCAACGCCCAGGAGTTTTTGTCGGCGGTGGCGTCGCTTTTCGGCGTTTCGCAAACAAATCCCGAGAGAAGTGAATGGCAATTAAAGGAAGCCATTAAAAACTACCTGTTCCATCGCGGTGTTGACGATAAGAAAACCGTAATCCTCATTATTGATGAAGGCCAGAAAATACCGGAATTTTGCCTGGAAATCCTGCGGGAGTTTCTCAATTATGAAACCAATGAGTACAAACTGCTGCAGATAGTGATATTTGCGCAGAGAGAATTTGAGGAAACATTACGCGAACGTAAGAATTTCACGGACCGCGTAAATCAATATACTATTCTGGAACCACTTAATTTCCGGAATTGCCGCCAGATGATCAACTACCGCATGGCTAAAGCCAGTACGGATCCCTCGTCCGCATCACGCATGTTTACCTTGTTGGCGCTTTGGGCAGTGCATCGGGCAACAGGCGGATATCCAAGAAGAATCATCACGCTCTGTCACCAGGTGATGCTTACCATGATCATTCAAAACCGCACCCGGGCCGGCTTTTTTTTGGTGCGTTCCTGTGCCGGTCGGATCAATCCCTTGAAAGCGCCCTTTCAAGCGCCCTTTCAAGGACTTCATTGGCCGCGTTGGGCGGCGTATTTCGCAGGGGCTTGCATACTGTTGTTTTTGATTGTCAATAATTACGAAAAAATCAATATTTCATCAGCAGGTCGCCAGGACGCGGCTAATATAAAGCAGGTTCAAAGTTCGCCAGTAAAAGCCAATATCACCGCGGAGTCGGGCGCGATGCCAACGGCAGCAGAGGCGAAGTTGCAGCTCGCGGTATCGTCTGTTCCACCGGTTGCTGCAGTTGGGGAACGCTCGGATAAAGAGTCTGCAAAGATGAAAATACCTGATGTGCTTGGTCAATTAATCGTGGAAAAAAATGATTGCGTATCCAAGATGCTGGAACGTCTTTACGGCCGGGAGGTAATCTATCGCCTGGATGCGGTGCGGCGCGTCAATCCGCAAATCAGGGATATCAATTGGATAAAAAAAGGCGACATCGTCACCGTGCCCATACTAAGGAGTAAGGACAATCCTTTGCCGGCAGGAAAATATTGGCTGCAAGTGGCAACGCCCGCGAATCTGCCGGAAGCTTACAAATTTATGACAGAAAACAATCAATTGCCGCGTTTGCTCTTACATACCTACTGGAATAAGAATGAGGGGACGGTCTATTCTGTATTGCTCAAGGAGGGATTCGGCAGTGAGCCGGCGGCTGATGCCTTTAAAAAAACTTTACCGCCGGCCTTGGCGTCAAAAGCCAGGGTAATCAGCGGCTGGCCGGATAATTCGGTATTTCTTTGA